From one Bombus huntii isolate Logan2020A chromosome 17, iyBomHunt1.1, whole genome shotgun sequence genomic stretch:
- the LOC126875208 gene encoding dynein axonemal heavy chain 9-like isoform X1, translated as MEQCSKNPHDDCQLFISAEPNPDPPESIINQGILESVIKITNEPPSGIQANIRKALDNFAQETLESCSEETEFKFALCYYHAALAKRRKFGPREWNRVSDFKS; from the exons ATGGAACAATGCTCGAAGAATCCACATGACGATTGTCAATTGTTCATTAGTGCGGAACCCAATCCTGATCCTCCTGAATCAATAATAAATCAG GGTATACTAGAATCGGTCATAAAGATCACGAACGAACCACCATCTGGAATTCAAGCAAATATCCGCAAAGCGTTGGATAACTTTGCCCAGGAAACTTTGGAGTCCTGCAGCGAAGAAACCGAATTTAAATTCGCACTTTGTTATTATCACGCTGCACTTGCAAAACGTAGAAAATTTGGGCCGCGAGAATGGAATAGGGTAAGTGACTTTAAATCTTAA
- the LOC126875208 gene encoding dynein axonemal heavy chain 9-like isoform X2, whose amino-acid sequence MEQCSKNPHDDCQLFISAEPNPDPPESIINQGILESVIKITNEPPSGIQANIRKALDNFAQETLESCSEETEFKFALCYYHAALAKRRKFGPREWNRAP is encoded by the exons ATGGAACAATGCTCGAAGAATCCACATGACGATTGTCAATTGTTCATTAGTGCGGAACCCAATCCTGATCCTCCTGAATCAATAATAAATCAG GGTATACTAGAATCGGTCATAAAGATCACGAACGAACCACCATCTGGAATTCAAGCAAATATCCGCAAAGCGTTGGATAACTTTGCCCAGGAAACTTTGGAGTCCTGCAGCGAAGAAACCGAATTTAAATTCGCACTTTGTTATTATCACGCTGCACTTGCAAAACGTAGAAAATTTGGGCCGCGAGAATGGAATAGG GCTCCGTAG